From the genome of Bacillus sp. V2I10:
ACTAGTTTTTTCTTCAATTAATTGTATGAAAACTTTTAAATGCTTTATTCTTGAAGGATCATCCACAAATCGCACATCTTTTAGGAATTCTGGTCTTCCTATGATATGACAAAACACAGGCCAATGATGTGGTGTATCTGCACCTACAGTGAAATAGCCATCACTCGCTTGAAAGGCTTGATAGGGTGCTGACAAACGATGTCCACTACCCGTAGGTTCAGGAGTTTCGCCATTAACCCAATACTGCGTACTTTCCCAAACAGATAAAGCAAGGCCAGTATCAAATAATGAAGCATCTATAAATTGACCTTCTTTTGATTGGACACGTGCATACAAAGCAGATAATATTCCATAGGCAGCAAACAATGCGACACCCAAATCTGTAATAGGCAGCCCGCATTTTACTGGGTTTCCACCTCGTTCCCCGGTCACACTCATTATTCCTGTCATTCCTTGCGCAATTAAGTCATAACCACCGCGTGAGGAATAAGGTCCATATTGACCAAAACCTGAAATGGAGCAATAAACTAAACGAGGATTAATCTTGTTAAGGGTGTCATAATCAACACCCAACCGCTTTACAACACCGGGACGATAATTCTCAACTAGTATATCTGCTGTTTCAATCAATTTATAAAATATTTTCTTGTCTTCATCGTCTTTCAAATTCAGCGTCATGCTGCGTTTATTTCGATTTATTGCCATAAAAGCAGCACTTTCTCCATCAATGTGAGGTGGCCACCTTCTAGTATTTTCACCAGTAGGGGGTTCAATTTTAATTACATCAGCTCCCATATCCGCCAGTAACATACTGCAATAAGGGCCGGCCATAACCTGACTAAGATCTACGATACGGATGCCATCCAATGCACTCATCAAATCAATCCTTTCTATCATTTACTAAAAAATTTATTAATCTATCAAAGAGATTTTCCCAAAAACTCATAAATAAAGTTCATTGCCGCGAAGGATAGTTACACCGTCTATTTCCACCACCGCGTCTTTAACGACCATGTCATAATGACCTTTTGCCTTAATCACTCCGCCGATATATGCATTCGTCCCTAAAGCAACGTGAATGGTGCCAAATACACCTTCATCACTTAACATACTATTTTCTAGCTCACATTCCGGGTTCATACCAATCCCAAATTCACCTGCAAAGTAGATGTTCCCTTCTTCATCACTTCGTTCATTTAATATTTTTCTAAATAAATCAGCCTCTTTTCCCCCTGTAATTGAAACCGCCTTCCCCCCCTTAAACTCAACAACCACAGGGGTATCTATTAGACCAACTCCAGGTATGCTTCCATCAACCACTAAAATCCCTTCTGCTGACCCTTCAACAGGTGCGATACTGGATTCTATACAGTGAGCTGCAGATATATCCTTGGTGTTAGCAAAACCTGTTAATGCTCGTCCTTCCCTTCCTTTAATGGATAGTTGTAAATCCGTTCCTTGAGTAGTCGTTACCCTAACTACATCACCCTTGGTTAATAAATTTGCTATTCGTTCCACTTGGGGTCTAAGCGAAGTAAAGTCAGCTAGTAATCCTTTACTCAATAAAATGTTATCGTGGGATTCTGGCAACACTAAAACTCTAGCACCAGCTGTTTGAGCTTCATGACGAGCTTGTGTGTGTGCGATGTTATAAGTAGTTGGAGCAATCACAACATCTACTTTTTTCATAGCTGCAGCGACTGGGTCAGGTAGAGCATCACCATGCCCCTTTCTTGGCGGCATGGACATTGTGATCGGTTCAGCACCTAAAGAGTAGGTTACAGCTGCCAATGCTTTAGCAATACTTTCTGTTTGAAAATCCGTTAAAATCAACACTTTTTCTCCTTCTACAACTCCTGCCAATACTTTTACCAACGCATGGGCACCTGGATACATCATGACTTCCTTCATAACTTATTGATCCTCCCCTTAATCTATCTAGATCTCTTTATCATCTTCCTTGGAAAACTGGTATTTGTTTATTAAAAAAAGACTCAATTGCATGTTTATGATCTCGTGTATTCTGGCAAGTTATAAATGCATCTAACTCATACTTCATGGCTTCCTGCCACTCTAAATCCATTGTTTTTTGGATTGTATCTTTCGCATTCCTGACTGCAATTGGTGCACGTGAGGCAATCATATTTGCCCAATTTAAAGCTTCATTGATTAATGTAGTTTGGGGAACAACTTTGCTAGCCAAACCACGTTGAAATGCTTCATCAGCTAAAACGGTTCTGCCAGTTAATATGACTTCCTTTGCGTAAGCTTCTCCCATTAACCTCACAAGTCGAGTAGGCCCGACAACCAATCCAACTTTCACTCCTGCGGCACATAGCTTTGCTTGATCGGACATAATTCGAATATCACAAGCTAAAATCAGTTCAAAGCCTCCACCAAAGGCATATCCATTTACAGCAGCAATCACTGGTTGTGGCATTTCATTAACAACATCATAAATGCGGCAATCTTCTTCAAGAAAGTGGCGTACAGTCTCTGGGGTCAATTCACCTTCTTCATTTAAATCAGCTCCTGCACAGAATGCCCGATCTCCTTCTCCTGTCAAAATAATGACTCGAACATCATACCGAGTTTTTAATTCTTCCATATAAGGCACGAATTCTTCCCGAAATTCTTTCGTCAAAATATTCATTGGAGGGTTATTAATCGTTATGATGCAAATATGATTTTCAATATTGGTCTTTATCCACTTCATTCGATACTTCTCCTTTCTAACTTTGCTTATTTACTTCCAACGGCATCTCACTTTGGTTTAAAACATCTTCCAATTGACCGTCAATCCCTTTACTTCTTTGATATTTATCCCAAAAAATCACAGCAATTGGACAAAGAATAGAAGTAGTAATAGTAGAAATAGAAATTTGAATTGTAGCTAGATTAGCTATTTGCTGAAAACTTTGTGCCTCATCTAATGACATAAGTCCGGCTCCTGCTGCAACAGAAGCAGCTGCAGCTATGGCTGCTGGTGTTCCCACTGCATTCCCTGCAGTTGAAGCCTCAGCAACGGGACCAATTGTACTTTTCTCACCAAATATTCGATAAACAAGGATTCCTGTTAGCCCGGTAAAAATGACGGTTGCAAAACCCAGAACAAGACCGCCCCAAACAGCTTCAGCATTAAAGAAACTCATAAAATTCATTCCTGCTCCTAAACAAAAAGCAAAAAAGGGAACAAGTAGCGTTTCACCTGGTTTAAGAAATTCTCTGATGTCTTCATCCAAGTTTCCTAAAAACATGCCTAATGCAATTGGTAACAATACCGCGATGAATGCGATAGCAGGAAAATTGATCCCTACTATTCCTAGTGCCATCATGGTAAAGAATGGACCATCATTTAATGTCAATACAGAAATGGCTCCAACATCTGAACGATTACCATATTGTCCGGTGAGAACGGCATACATTCCTTCATTTCCATTTGTCATTGCAGCAATAATAGCCAGCGTGGATAAGCCAAGGAGCCCATTCATAGGATCAAAAAAGTAACCGAATAGAAGTCCAATTGTAATTCCTGTCAAACACTTACTTGAAGTTAATAGAATCCCTTTTTTTAAGGCTTTTCCACCAACTCGTAAATTCATCTGGCTACCTGCACAGAACAAGAATAAACCGATAAGTGTCAATGTCCCGTTTTTAAAGAGGGCTTCCGTAAACCCCCCAATTCTCATAAACTCATAAATACCTTCTTCCACAGGCGTTACCCCTAATGATTTTAGAAACTCCATTACAAGGGGTATATGGAGCTGATCAATCGTATTAAAAAATGCCCCCAGCATGAGTGGGATGACCATAAGCCCTCCCGGTACTTTCTCAATCCTTCGCTTGATCCTCATATAATCACTCCCAAGTAGATTTTTCATAAAAAGCATGTTTTATAATCAGAGGCTTTTCCCTGTTATGGAAATCGAATATACATTAGTTTTTCAAATACTAAATAAATGAAACCAACCATGCCTACTGATACCATAGCAGCTGTATACCAACTAACTTCCTTGTATACCATTAATCCAACAAATAGAAAGACCAATGTGGAACTCAAAAACCCTATTAAAGGCATAAGAATGAATATATACAAAAGTGTATTAAGGATAAAAATGAATCCTCTCTTCATGGAAACAGATGAAGTAATATATTTCTCGTCTTTTTCATTTTTTGTTCTGGCAAGAAGTAATTGCCAAATTGATAAAAGAATAAGACAGCTCCCTAATAGCATAGGAAATGAACGAGATGAATTTAATGGATGATCTCCCGGAGGCAATTGATAGCTCTCTATTACAAAAAAGATACCGATTGCAAGAACGATCCCTCCAAGAAGGAACTCTTTACTAATTTTCATTTTTTTCACCATCCCGTCACTCGTTTGCTCGCGTTATTCCTACTTCTTCAGGAGACCGTTTTCCTACTCCAATATCCCAAAGCAGCCAGCTAGTTTTTTCTGTCGCTTTTTGAGTATATTCTTGACTATCTTCGAAATCTGTAAGAACGATTGCCTTATTCTTTGCGAATTCTTTGAATTCATTACTGTTTATAGCTTTGTTATAAGCTTTTTTAATTTTTTCTACGATAACCTCAGGTGTTCCTTCCTTTACTGCAGGTCCCCACCAGGTTCCTTCTGGTACAAATTTATCCAGATCAGCAACAAATTCTGTCACTGGTGCAATCGTTCCAAGGCCATCTACTTCAAATGGTTTATTATCCATTACTGCTAGAGACCGAAGATCTCCTGAACGCAATAAGTCAGCAACTTCATTAACGCCACTGATGGAAAAATCCACTTCTCCTTTCATTGCGGCCATGGCTGCATTTGAGCCAGAATCATAAGTGATGATTTCTGCTTTTCCATCAATCACGCTGTTGAGAATTTCTAAAGTAAGGTGCCAAGGATCACCTATAGCTGCCACTCCGACTTTAGCTCCCTCGTTTTTTAATAGTTGCACGAGATCATCAAATGTCTTTAGTTTAGATTTATCTTTTACGACGAAATTGGCTATCCCCATGGCTCCTATACCAACTTGTTCAAAATCTTTGTAGGTTAAGTCTGTCATTCCCATTGTTGGAAACACTCGAACTAAGTCGGTTTGGAGTAAGATAGTGTGCCCATCGGCTTTTTGCTCACTGACATACTCCAAAGCTAAAGCACTGGAAGCACCTGGTCTGTTTTTTACAGCAACAGCAACACCTAGTTCTTTTTGGAGCATGGGTTGTAAAGTCCTAGCCATAGTATCCGTCCCCCCCTCCTTCACCAAAGCCAACAACAATTTCAATTGGTTTAGAGGGATACCTTTCGGCATCAGCCGTATTTCCTGAAGTCTGTTGCTTCGATTGATTTTGGCTGCATGCGCTAAGCATTAAAGCAATTGAAATAAGAAGCAAAAACATGATCTTTATCTTCATAACATGTTCCCCCTAGCCTTTATTTTTTCTGAGTCGCCTTAATTGTTTAGTTAGAAATTGATTTTGATTTAAGAGTAAAAAGATGATGCATACAAGCAAAAAGAGACTGATGGGACGAGTTACAAATGGCAGGAATGAATAATCAGCACTAACCATCGCCCTGCGAAAGTTTTGCTCTGCCATTAAACCCAAGATAATGCCTAAAACTAAAGGTGGAGCAGCCAAGCCTACTTTTCTCATCATAAATCCAACGATTCCGAAAGCTATCATAACTGCTATATCAAATGTACGATTATTTACCGCAAATGTACCGACGACACTTAAAACCGTGACAATAAGCAAGATTACACTTTTGGGAACTGCTAATATTTTCTGAAACAAAAAGGTGAAAAATAATCCGCACACTAGCATAAAAACAGATGCCACAATAATAATCACAAAGAACTGGTAAAAAATATCAGGGTTTTGAGTCGTTAATAATGGACCTGGTTGTAACCCATGTAATAAAAGACCTCCGATTATAACTGCGGTTACAGCATCTCCTGGAATTCCTAAAGTCAACATTGGAACATAAGAACCGGGTACACATGCGTTATTTGCCGTTTCTGCTGCAACAATACCTTCCGGGTTTCCTTTTCCAAACGTTTCTGGTTTTTTACTTTTTCTCCGTTGGATATCATAAGAAACCCAAGCTGCTACATCAGCTCCAACTCCAGGAATTGCTCCTATAATTGCTCCTACACCTGAAGATCGTATACCAATTGGTAAAAACTTCATCAACATTCTCCATGTAGGTAAGACGGATTTTGAATTTTCAGACTTTAAAGGAGGCTTAAGATGTATAAGTGAATCAATAACCTCTGCGATTCCAAATATGCCGATCAAAATAGCAATAAGACTAAATCCATCCATTAAAGCACTCTCTCCGAAAGTAAAACGTTGAACTCCAGTAATTTTATCCATTCCGATAGTGGCTATAGCCAGCCCTAGAAACCCAGAGATTAAGCCTTTCACCAAAGACTCTGCTGTTAAGTTAGCACTTATAATTATTCCGAACATAGCGAGCAAAAAATACTCCCATGAACCAAAATTCATTCCTAAATCAATAAGTAATGGAGATGCAAACAAAAATAGAATGGCAGCAAAGATTGTTCCCAAAAAGGAT
Proteins encoded in this window:
- a CDS encoding CaiB/BaiF CoA-transferase family protein yields the protein MSALDGIRIVDLSQVMAGPYCSMLLADMGADVIKIEPPTGENTRRWPPHIDGESAAFMAINRNKRSMTLNLKDDEDKKIFYKLIETADILVENYRPGVVKRLGVDYDTLNKINPRLVYCSISGFGQYGPYSSRGGYDLIAQGMTGIMSVTGERGGNPVKCGLPITDLGVALFAAYGILSALYARVQSKEGQFIDASLFDTGLALSVWESTQYWVNGETPEPTGSGHRLSAPYQAFQASDGYFTVGADTPHHWPVFCHIIGRPEFLKDVRFVDDPSRIKHLKVFIQLIEEKTSKRPRSYWLEKFEEAGIPAGPINSYPESLTDSHTISRRMVEEVEHPIAGKIKALGIPIKLSKNPGQIKNAAPLLGQHNEEILRELGLEKSDSSYKELNI
- a CDS encoding aminopeptidase; translated protein: MKEVMMYPGAHALVKVLAGVVEGEKVLILTDFQTESIAKALAAVTYSLGAEPITMSMPPRKGHGDALPDPVAAAMKKVDVVIAPTTYNIAHTQARHEAQTAGARVLVLPESHDNILLSKGLLADFTSLRPQVERIANLLTKGDVVRVTTTQGTDLQLSIKGREGRALTGFANTKDISAAHCIESSIAPVEGSAEGILVVDGSIPGVGLIDTPVVVEFKGGKAVSITGGKEADLFRKILNERSDEEGNIYFAGEFGIGMNPECELENSMLSDEGVFGTIHVALGTNAYIGGVIKAKGHYDMVVKDAVVEIDGVTILRGNELYL
- a CDS encoding enoyl-CoA hydratase/isomerase family protein yields the protein MKWIKTNIENHICIITINNPPMNILTKEFREEFVPYMEELKTRYDVRVIILTGEGDRAFCAGADLNEEGELTPETVRHFLEEDCRIYDVVNEMPQPVIAAVNGYAFGGGFELILACDIRIMSDQAKLCAAGVKVGLVVGPTRLVRLMGEAYAKEVILTGRTVLADEAFQRGLASKVVPQTTLINEALNWANMIASRAPIAVRNAKDTIQKTMDLEWQEAMKYELDAFITCQNTRDHKHAIESFFNKQIPVFQGR
- a CDS encoding 2-keto-3-deoxygluconate permease — protein: MRIKRRIEKVPGGLMVIPLMLGAFFNTIDQLHIPLVMEFLKSLGVTPVEEGIYEFMRIGGFTEALFKNGTLTLIGLFLFCAGSQMNLRVGGKALKKGILLTSSKCLTGITIGLLFGYFFDPMNGLLGLSTLAIIAAMTNGNEGMYAVLTGQYGNRSDVGAISVLTLNDGPFFTMMALGIVGINFPAIAFIAVLLPIALGMFLGNLDEDIREFLKPGETLLVPFFAFCLGAGMNFMSFFNAEAVWGGLVLGFATVIFTGLTGILVYRIFGEKSTIGPVAEASTAGNAVGTPAAIAAAASVAAGAGLMSLDEAQSFQQIANLATIQISISTITTSILCPIAVIFWDKYQRSKGIDGQLEDVLNQSEMPLEVNKQS
- a CDS encoding tripartite tricarboxylate transporter TctB family protein, with the translated sequence MKISKEFLLGGIVLAIGIFFVIESYQLPPGDHPLNSSRSFPMLLGSCLILLSIWQLLLARTKNEKDEKYITSSVSMKRGFIFILNTLLYIFILMPLIGFLSSTLVFLFVGLMVYKEVSWYTAAMVSVGMVGFIYLVFEKLMYIRFP
- a CDS encoding tripartite tricarboxylate transporter substrate-binding protein; translated protein: MARTLQPMLQKELGVAVAVKNRPGASSALALEYVSEQKADGHTILLQTDLVRVFPTMGMTDLTYKDFEQVGIGAMGIANFVVKDKSKLKTFDDLVQLLKNEGAKVGVAAIGDPWHLTLEILNSVIDGKAEIITYDSGSNAAMAAMKGEVDFSISGVNEVADLLRSGDLRSLAVMDNKPFEVDGLGTIAPVTEFVADLDKFVPEGTWWGPAVKEGTPEVIVEKIKKAYNKAINSNEFKEFAKNKAIVLTDFEDSQEYTQKATEKTSWLLWDIGVGKRSPEEVGITRANE
- a CDS encoding tripartite tricarboxylate transporter permease is translated as MVDLSSIVDSFTSILSIKILFLFLLGTFAGIAVGALPGLTTTMGVSLLISFTWGMEWVEAIVLIVSLHIGGTYGGSTSAIFLNIPGTPASAATALDGYPMSQRGEGGLARGIATFQSFLGTIFAAILFLFASPLLIDLGMNFGSWEYFLLAMFGIIISANLTAESLVKGLISGFLGLAIATIGMDKITGVQRFTFGESALMDGFSLIAILIGIFGIAEVIDSLIHLKPPLKSENSKSVLPTWRMLMKFLPIGIRSSGVGAIIGAIPGVGADVAAWVSYDIQRRKSKKPETFGKGNPEGIVAAETANNACVPGSYVPMLTLGIPGDAVTAVIIGGLLLHGLQPGPLLTTQNPDIFYQFFVIIIVASVFMLVCGLFFTFLFQKILAVPKSVILLIVTVLSVVGTFAVNNRTFDIAVMIAFGIVGFMMRKVGLAAPPLVLGIILGLMAEQNFRRAMVSADYSFLPFVTRPISLFLLVCIIFLLLNQNQFLTKQLRRLRKNKG